A stretch of Paracoccus sp. MA DNA encodes these proteins:
- a CDS encoding GNAT family N-acetyltransferase has translation MIADPDIARAFESTWPAAEYAGAGGFLVGRGRGGGGRVSSARAARPDWDPADIPRAEAIQRGWDERPMFRVADSDAALAQALAARGYRHGTPTAILAADCAALTARPVPPLSSFEIWPPLAMQRDIWSDGNVTAARQAVMERVALPKTALLGRVQDRAAGAAFVALDGPVAMVHAIEVVPALRRMGVAGWLIRMAASWAEAQGATRLALAVSRDNAGALAVYDRLGFAELGGYGYWSKD, from the coding sequence GTGATTGCCGATCCCGATATCGCCCGCGCCTTCGAGAGCACCTGGCCCGCGGCCGAATATGCCGGGGCGGGCGGCTTTCTGGTCGGACGCGGCCGGGGCGGCGGCGGCCGCGTCAGCTCGGCCCGGGCCGCGCGGCCGGACTGGGACCCGGCCGACATCCCCCGCGCCGAGGCCATCCAGCGCGGCTGGGACGAGCGGCCGATGTTCCGCGTCGCCGACAGCGACGCGGCCCTGGCGCAAGCGCTGGCGGCGCGGGGCTATCGCCACGGCACGCCGACCGCGATCCTGGCCGCCGATTGCGCGGCGCTGACCGCCCGGCCGGTGCCGCCGCTGTCCAGTTTCGAGATCTGGCCGCCGCTCGCCATGCAGCGCGACATCTGGAGCGACGGCAACGTCACCGCCGCCCGGCAGGCGGTGATGGAGCGCGTCGCCCTGCCCAAGACCGCGCTGCTGGGACGGGTGCAGGACCGCGCCGCCGGGGCCGCCTTCGTGGCGCTGGACGGGCCGGTCGCCATGGTCCATGCCATCGAGGTGGTGCCGGCGCTGCGCCGGATGGGCGTGGCGGGCTGGCTGATCCGCATGGCGGCGTCCTGGGCCGAGGCGCAGGGCGCGACCCGCCTGGCGCTGGCGGTCAGCCGCGACAATGCCGGCGCGCTGGCGGTCTATGACCGGCTGGGCTTCGCCGAGCTGGGCGGCTATGGCTATTGGAGCAAGGACTGA
- a CDS encoding DUF6478 family protein, whose amino-acid sequence MAIRPRKWLERKTRERALRQWTRLAEGVETLGPARLRHLREEALDLRGSLDRFLIRADRRAARSRAALDALHLPGGTDWRWRPGFLAGQVSPRGVAGPENGGRLGDGAAVWHDCPERALILEQLANTGATDLSPFGIRLEVFGFAGSFLSLSIDLPTSALQGLTRSHILRLETGIMAERAINVYARLNIGHGPNIDEVTLQLHSFEPGHYSQQVAEFDLAYTQMNEKRLEKIWLDLIFESPRMNAVEIRELFFSRHLRAEF is encoded by the coding sequence ATGGCAATACGCCCTCGCAAATGGCTTGAGCGCAAGACCCGGGAACGGGCGCTGCGGCAATGGACCCGACTGGCCGAGGGGGTCGAGACCCTGGGCCCCGCCCGCCTGCGCCACCTGCGCGAGGAGGCGCTGGACCTGCGCGGCAGTCTCGACCGCTTCCTGATCCGGGCCGACCGCCGCGCGGCGCGCTCGCGCGCGGCGCTGGACGCGCTGCACCTGCCGGGCGGCACCGACTGGCGCTGGCGGCCGGGCTTCCTGGCCGGCCAGGTCTCGCCCCGCGGCGTCGCCGGGCCCGAGAATGGCGGCCGGCTGGGCGACGGCGCGGCGGTCTGGCACGATTGTCCCGAACGCGCGCTGATCCTGGAGCAGCTGGCCAATACCGGCGCCACCGACCTGTCGCCCTTCGGCATCAGGCTCGAGGTCTTCGGCTTTGCCGGCAGCTTCCTGTCGCTGTCGATCGATCTGCCGACCAGCGCGCTGCAGGGCCTGACCCGCAGCCATATCCTGCGGCTGGAGACCGGCATCATGGCCGAGCGGGCGATCAACGTCTATGCGCGGCTGAACATCGGCCACGGGCCGAATATCGACGAGGTCACGCTGCAGCTGCACAGCTTCGAGCCGGGGCATTACAGCCAGCAGGTGGCCGAGTTCGACCTGGCCTATACCCAGATGAACGAGAAGCGGCTGGAAAAGATCTGGCTGGACCTGATCTTCGAATCGCCCCGCATGAACGCGGTCGAGATCCGCGAGCTGTTCTTCTCGCGCCATCTGCGGGCCGAGTTCTGA
- the ilvD gene encoding dihydroxy-acid dehydratase — translation MKNTRFDKSSLPSRHVTEGPSRAPQRSFFYAMGITEEEIHSPWVGVATCWNEAAPCNIALNRQAQSVKQGVKKGGGCPREFTTITVTDGIAMGHEGMRASLASRDAIADTVELTMRGHCYDALVGLAGCDKSLPGMMMAMVRLNVPSVFIYGGSILPGRFHDRDVVVQDVFEAVGQHAAGNLPDAELELLERVACPSAGACGGQYTANTMACVSEAIGLALLNSSGAPAPYESRDQYGLASGEAVMALIEKNIRARDVVTRKALENAARVVACTGGSTNAGLHLPAIAHEAGIEFDLFDVCDIFRDTPYFVNLRPGGDYVAKDLFDAGGVPVVLRELRKAGLIHEDCLTASGRSMGEELDLIAREADGKVIHPVTAPLSRTGGVVGLRGNLAPDGAIVKVAGMAPEDQVFTGPARVFDCEEDAFEAVMRRDYAEGCVIVIRNEGPAGGPGMREMLATTAALSGQGMGKKVALITDGRFSGATRGFCVGHVGPEAAHGGPIALLRDGDIITIDAIRGEISVALSDEELARRRAEWPGPRKTDYASGALWKYAQLVGKARYGAVTHPGAAAETHVYMDQ, via the coding sequence ATGAAAAACACCCGCTTCGACAAGTCGTCCCTGCCGAGCCGCCATGTCACCGAAGGGCCGTCCCGCGCGCCGCAGCGCAGCTTCTTCTATGCCATGGGCATCACCGAGGAGGAGATCCATTCCCCCTGGGTCGGCGTCGCCACCTGCTGGAACGAGGCGGCGCCCTGCAACATCGCCCTGAACCGGCAGGCGCAATCGGTCAAGCAGGGCGTCAAGAAGGGCGGTGGCTGCCCGCGCGAATTCACCACCATCACCGTCACCGACGGCATCGCCATGGGGCATGAGGGGATGCGCGCCAGCCTCGCCAGCCGCGACGCCATCGCCGACACGGTCGAGCTGACCATGCGCGGCCATTGCTACGACGCGCTGGTGGGGCTGGCCGGCTGCGACAAGTCGCTGCCGGGCATGATGATGGCCATGGTGCGGCTGAACGTGCCCAGCGTCTTCATCTATGGCGGCTCGATCCTGCCCGGGCGTTTCCACGACCGCGACGTGGTGGTGCAGGACGTGTTCGAGGCGGTGGGCCAGCACGCCGCCGGCAATCTGCCCGATGCCGAGCTGGAGCTGCTGGAGCGCGTCGCCTGCCCTTCGGCCGGGGCCTGCGGCGGGCAGTATACCGCCAACACCATGGCCTGCGTCAGCGAGGCGATCGGGCTGGCGCTGCTGAACAGTTCGGGCGCGCCGGCGCCCTACGAATCGCGCGACCAGTACGGGCTGGCCTCGGGCGAGGCGGTGATGGCGCTGATCGAGAAGAACATCCGCGCCCGCGACGTGGTGACGCGCAAGGCGCTTGAGAACGCGGCGCGGGTGGTGGCCTGCACCGGCGGCTCGACCAATGCCGGGCTGCACCTGCCGGCCATCGCGCATGAGGCCGGGATCGAATTCGACCTGTTCGACGTCTGCGACATCTTCCGCGACACGCCCTATTTCGTGAACCTGCGCCCCGGCGGCGATTACGTCGCCAAGGACCTGTTCGACGCGGGCGGCGTCCCCGTGGTGCTGCGCGAGCTGCGCAAGGCCGGGCTGATCCACGAGGATTGCCTGACCGCCTCGGGCCGCAGCATGGGCGAGGAGCTGGACCTGATCGCGCGCGAGGCCGACGGCAAGGTCATCCATCCGGTGACGGCGCCGCTGTCCCGCACCGGCGGCGTGGTCGGGCTGCGCGGCAACCTCGCCCCCGACGGCGCCATCGTGAAGGTCGCGGGCATGGCGCCCGAGGACCAGGTCTTCACCGGCCCGGCCCGGGTCTTCGACTGCGAGGAGGACGCCTTCGAGGCGGTCATGCGCCGCGACTATGCCGAGGGCTGCGTGATCGTCATCCGCAACGAGGGCCCGGCCGGCGGCCCCGGCATGCGCGAGATGCTGGCGACCACGGCGGCGCTGTCGGGGCAGGGCATGGGCAAGAAGGTGGCGCTGATCACCGACGGGCGGTTTTCCGGCGCCACGCGCGGCTTCTGCGTCGGCCATGTCGGCCCCGAGGCGGCGCATGGCGGCCCCATCGCCCTGTTGCGCGACGGCGACATCATCACCATCGACGCGATCCGGGGCGAGATCTCGGTGGCGCTGTCCGACGAGGAACTGGCGCGGCGCCGCGCGGAATGGCCGGGACCGCGCAAGACGGATTATGCTTCGGGCGCGCTGTGGAAATACGCCCAGCTCGTCGGCAAGGCCCGCTACGGCGCCGTCACCCATCCCGGCGCGGCGGCGGAAACCCATGTCTACATGGATCAGTGA
- a CDS encoding 4a-hydroxytetrahydrobiopterin dehydratase: MTGLDKEKIVDGAPALAGDELRAALAGLPEWRLAEDGKAIRREWRFKSFKRAAQLANLAAWQAEAANHHPDIAFGWGFASVTYSTHSAGGVTRNDLIMAARLDAAAG; the protein is encoded by the coding sequence ATGACCGGACTGGACAAGGAAAAGATCGTGGACGGTGCGCCGGCGCTGGCCGGGGACGAGTTGCGCGCGGCCTTGGCCGGCCTGCCGGAATGGCGGCTGGCCGAGGACGGCAAGGCGATCCGCCGCGAATGGCGCTTCAAGAGCTTCAAGCGTGCCGCGCAGCTGGCCAACCTGGCCGCCTGGCAGGCCGAGGCGGCCAATCACCATCCCGACATCGCCTTCGGCTGGGGCTTCGCCAGCGTCACCTATTCCACCCATTCGGCGGGCGGCGTGACGCGGAACGACCTGATCATGGCCGCGCGGCTGGACGCGGCGGCGGGCTGA